One Solanum lycopersicum chromosome 4, SLM_r2.1 DNA window includes the following coding sequences:
- the LOC104647060 gene encoding two-component response regulator ARR1-like has product MASPNYGTIKEVHVLLVDNDKEFVTEMINLLKSYDYKVTTVNTSSAALSMLIREKQKFDVIIINDHSSNMLSLDLLAKAVAMDIISVVICDKYNEFVAKKVLNEGAYLYFENSFEKDIVKYLSKFVSRKKTQRQQVEEGSEINIYQNNNIIGDNGESEERQNVSNTTNQRNNIDEAGNDVGSNGKYKLTKKRERENTNEADQREHQSSDFIRRKACLVWNDDLQAKFIKVVHQIGIERCRPKKIWEQMNVLDITRTQVASHLQNYRLHWKNSEKKKSTRRSSDQRFSNSSQQISSFQKSGTIPSLQTNETNLQVHSNRTQIVPEFPFPNLKTKNTSFGGESSIQQLYRPQLHAQPYYSTICNPFNDSSQWTKTYFAGELQQQHGPLLDVLGSQGLQISNIENTSSKPTMAFNGEYHNIQSYYNMNHNVSHGASYLGSKKMSNENVGNAITNDKNLNINVDNVTTILGSRLIPDIHVGDTSTNEFSAIETNPSNIVVAKNDQTEIHEESDSDENHDCDAYFDFANIDYLSQNLESPSTDPPSE; this is encoded by the exons ATGGCATCTCCCAATTATGGTACGATAAAAGAAGTTCATGTGCTGCTTGTGGATAACGACAAAGAGTTTGTGACTGAGATGATTAATTTGTTGAAGTCCTATGACTATAAAG TTACGACGGTTAATACATCTTCAGCAGCATTGTCAATGCTTAtcagagaaaaacaaaaatttgatgTCATTATAATCAATGATCATTCATCAAACATGCTTTCTTTGGACCTCTTAGCTAAGGCTGTGGCCATGGATATAATTTCAGTCG TGATTTGTGATAAATACAATGAGTTCGTAGCAAAGAAGGTTTTGAATGAGGGAGCTTATCTTTACTTTGAAAATTCATTTGAGAAGGATATTGTGAAATACTTATCAAAATTTGTATCGAGGAAAAAAACACAAAGGCAACAAGTGGAAGAAGGAtcagaaataaatatatatcaaaacaataatattattggAGACAATGGAGAATCCGAAGAGAGACAAAATGTCTCAAATACTACAAATCAAAGAAATAATATTGATGAGGCTGGAAATGATGTGGGGTCGAATGGAAAATACAAGTTAacaaagaagagagagagagaaaatacgAATGAGGCTGATCAAAGAGAACATCAAAGTAGTGATTTTATTAGGAGAAAAGCTTGCCTAGTTTGGAATGACGATCTTCAggcaaaatttataaaagttgTACACCAAATTGGGATAGAAA GATGTCGCCCGAAAAAGATATGGGAGCAGATGAATGTGCTTGATATTACTAGGACACAAGTGGCAAGCCACTTACAG AATTATCGTCTCCACTGGAAAAATTCAGAAAAGAAGAAATCTACTCGTCGCTCATCAGACCAGAGATTCTCAAATAGTTCTCAGCAAATAAGTAGCTTTCAAAAATCTGGGACTATCCCTTCTCTTCAAACAAATGAAACAAATCTGCAAGTTCACTCAAATCGAACCCAAATAGTGCCAGAGTTTCCATTTCCTAATCTCAAGACTAAGAATACTTCTTTTGGAGGAGAGAGTTCAATCCAACAACTTTATCGTCCACAACTTCATGCTCAACCCTATTACTCCACCATTTGCAATCCATTCAATGACTCGTCTCAGTGGACCAAAACTTATTTTGCTGGTGAGCTGCAACAACAACATGGACCCTTACTTGATGTTTTGGGTTCACAAGGActacaaatatcaaatattgagAATACTAGTTCTAAACCTACCATGGCGTTCAATGGTGAATATCATAATATTCAAAGTTATTACAACATGAATCACAATGTGTCCCATGGAGCATCATATTTGGGTAGCAAAAAAATGTCCAATGAAAATGTTGGGAATGCTATAACTAATGACAAAAACTTGAATATCAATGTAGACAATGTGACAACTATTTTAGGTAGCAGATTGATACCTGATATACACGTTGGAGATACATCCACTAATGAATTCAGTGCAATAGAGACAAATCCAAGCAATATTGTGGTGGCAAAAAATGATCAGACAGAAATTCATGAAGAAAGTGATTCAGATGAGAATCATGATTGTGATGCATATTTTGATTTCGCTAATATAGATTATCTCTCCCAGAATCTTGAATCTCCGAGTACTGACCCACCTAGTGAATAA